CGGCGCCGGAACGACTCCCGGTAGTTTCTCCGCCGCGCCGCGGATTGCTCCCGGACGCGCCGGAGCGATGACGTTTTCGTCCCGCGATACACCGGGAATGCCGGGGCCGTCAGACAAGACCGCGTGGGACTTCATGCCGACGGACTGGTCGCTGAAACCGGGATTCGAAAACGACTACGAACGCGCCGACGCATGGCAGCCGCCGGCCGGATTTGAACCGGTCACGCAACTGGAGTCTGCTCGCCGCGGAATCATCACGCCGGAAATGCTGCGAGTCGCCGACCGGGAAAGTCACCTTTCGCCGGAACAGGTTCGGGACGAAGTCGCGGCCGGACGAATGGTCATTCCGGCAAACAGAAATCACCTGAAGTTCAATCTCGATCCGATGGGCATCGGCCGCGCGTCGAAAACGAAGATCAACGCCAATATGGGAGCCTCCCCGGTTTCGTCCGGCACCGACGAAGAGGTCGAAAAGCTGCACTGGGCCGAACGCTGGGGAGCCGACACGGTGATGGATCTGTCGACCGGCGGAGACCTGGACGCCTGCCGCGAAGCCATCATCGAAAACAGCACTGTCCCGATCGGCACGGTACCGATTTATTCGATGATCATCGGCCGCAAAATCGAAGACCTCGACGCGGAAATGATCCTCGCCACTCTGCGCCACCAGGCTCAGCAGGGCGTCGACTACTTCACAATTCATGCGGGAGTGCTGAAGGAACACCTGGAACATGTTCGCGATCGCCTGATCGGCATCGTCAGCCGCGGCGGTTCGCTGCTGGCGAAGTGGATGATCCATCACGACCAGCAAAACCCCATGTACACGCTGTGGGAAGACATCTGCGACGTGATGCGAGTCCACGACGTGACCTTCAGCATCGGAGACGGACTGCGTCCCGGGGGACTGGCCGACGCGACCGACGTTGCTCAGCTTGCCGAACTGTCGGCTCTGGGAGAACTCACGGAACGAGCCTGGCGGAAGGGTGTGCAGGTCATGATCGAAGGGCCAGGCCATGTCCCGCTGGATCAGATCGAATTCAACATGAAGCTGCAGCGGCGACTGTGCCACGGTGCGCCGTTTTATGTGCTCGGCCCGCTGGTGACTGACATGTTTCCAGGCTACGACCACATCACAAGCTGCATCGGAGCCACCAGTGCCGCGTGGCACGGAGCCAGCATGCTGTGCTACGTGACTCCCAAGGAACACCTCGGTCTGCCGAAGAAGGACGACGTCAAGCAGGGCTGCATCGCGTACAAGATCGCCGCGCATTCCGCCGACGTCGCTCTGGGAATCCCCGGTTCCCGAGACCGCGACGACGAACTGACCCGCGCGCGAGCGGCGCTGAACTGGGAGAAACACTTCGAACTGAGCTTCGATCCGGACACCGCGCGAGCCTATCACGACGAAGACCTGGACGTCGACACCGACTTCTGCGCGATGTGCGGCCACGACTGGTGCAGCGTCCGTATCAGCAAGGAAATCCAGCAGTTCGCCAGCGGCAAGTCAGATCAATATCAGTGGGACAAAGCCAAAGTCACTGACGCACTGACGCCCGAGCAAAAGGAAATCCTGGAAAAACGGGGAGTGCTCAGTCCGGAAGACATCCACCGCCTGGCGACAAAGACCCGCAAAGGCATGCACGCCGACGAAGCCAGGGCCGCCTGCCACAGCGACGTCACCGACGCCGAGAAAGCTCGCCAACTGCAGATCGTCGAACTGGGTACCGGCGCGTAGGCGTGCCGAAAAACGCGATGCCGTGGAAGGCTGCGGGTCAGGACACTTCCCGAGCGTACTCGAACATCGGAGTCGACAGGTAGCGTTCACCGGAGTCCGGCAGAATGACAACGATGTTCTTGCCGGCGTTTTCGGGGCGAGCCGCGACTTTCAGCGCCGCGGCCATCGCGGCGCCGCAACTGATGCCGCAGATGATGCCTTCTTCGCGGGCAATTCGCGGAGCCATCTCGATCGCTTCTTCACCGCTGACCTGGACGACTTCGTCGATCAGGCTGGTGTCGCAGTTTTGAGGAATGAAGCCGGCTCCGATTCCCTGAATGGGATGTTTGCCGGGTTCACCGCCGGACAGCACGGGACTGGTCGTCGGCTCAACGGCGATGCTTTTGACAGGCAGGCCTTTTTCCTGTTTCAGATAGCGGCTGACTCCCGTGATTGTGCCGCCCGTGCCGACCCCCGCGACGAAGATGTCTACCTTGCCTTCAGTGTCCTCGAAGATCTCGGGGCCGGTGGTTCTGAAGTGAATCGCGGGATTCGCGGGATTGTTGAACTGCTGCGGCATGAAGAAGTTGTCCTGCTCCGCCAGCTCCGTGGCCTTGTTGATGGCACCCTTCATGCCTTCGGCGCCGGGAGTCAGGATCAGGTTGGCTCCGAACGCCTTCAGCATCATGCGGCGTTCGACGGACATCGTGTCGGGCATCGTCAGAGTCAGCTTGTATCCGCGAGCAGCACAGACGAATGCCAGAGCGATCCCCGTGTTGCCGCTGGTCGGTTCGACAACTTCCATCCCCGGCTTCAGAGCGCCGCGTTCTTCGGCATCCCAGATCATCGACGCTCCGATGCGGCACTTCACACTGTACGCGGGATTGCGGCCTTCGATTTTTGCAAGGACGTTGGCTTTCAGACCGCTGGACAGCCGGTTGATGCGGACCAGTGGAGTACGGCCAATGGAATACGTGTTGTCTGCCAGGATCGCCATGCGACTTCCTTTCTGATCTGTCGGCTCAAGTGTCTCGGATCGAACTTTTTGACCCCAAAGCGTTGCGGAGCAGGCCGTTTTACCGGCCACATCACTCCCTGACGACATGGGTCGCCGCGTCGTTGTGTGTGACTTCAGGTGGGCAACACCATACTTTGCATATCGCTTGCTGTCGACGCAACGCGACTATGCAGGTCCTGTCCCTTTGTCCGTCCGCTCGTCCGTTCTCGTTCCAGGGCAAGAGCCCTGGAACGAGAAGGAGGATGCTGGCGAAGTTGCGGGACGCTCCCGATGAGTGCGGGTTTTCCCTGCCTTGGTAGGAATGTGTCCCGTTCGATGCGGGTTTTCGCGGCGGGATTTCCGAAATAAGCAAATACCCGCTGCGTGCAATCCCCCAGCTTTTTCCCGGTGGAGACCTGTCGCAAGCGAACCTACTGAGTGGATATGCCCGAGATTTCCGGCAGTCACTGCCGAAAAACCCAGGGGAAACGGTCTCGGAAGGTTCTTTTGACCGGCAGGTTCACCGGACACGAGTCCTCGCCGAAGTCATTCGACGGGGACTTTTTTGTTGCGCGGCTCCGCATTTCCGGGCGGCTCGGCGTCATCCGGCAATGCCGGCGTCCCCGGCTCTTCGACGGGCGGATTGATGAACTCCCGCCAGCCCTTCAGATTGACCGACACTTTCTCCGGGACCATGTTTTCCAGGTCCCCTCGCCGCGACTGTCGGAACAGCCACTGATCCATGTGTTCGGTGAAGTTGCGAATGACGGTCACTTCCACCGTGTCACCAACGTCAAACGCCTTCAGCCGTTCAACCAGATCCTCGAAGTCCTTCAGTGGCGTGTCCCCCAGTCCGGTGATCAGGTCGCCTTCGTGCAGCCCGGCTGCGGCGGCCGAACCATTCCGTACGACTTCCATTAGCAGGCAACCGGGAAACGCGGGCACTGGTGACGGGCGTCCGGTGATTCCCAGAGCCACTCGTCCCCGAGCGACAACACGGCCGACACCCAGCTCATTCTGAAGCTGCTGAATATCGGCTTCCGCAAGCGTGTGGCCGTCAATCACAAAGACTCCCAGGCCAAGCTGCATGCCCTGCGGCCTGATGAGCGACGTCATCCGCCGGAACTGCCGCAGCCCTTCGCTTCCGCCGGTATAGTCTTCAGTCAGAAAGACCTTCAGTTCGTCGTTCTGGAACTGAGGCAGCATGCCGCCGAACCGGACGCCGCCGAACGGTGCCGGCCGGCGGGCCGTTTCCCGCTGAATGAGGGAACCGAGCGATTCGAGCTCCGCGGCGGCCAGGTTGACGCGAGTCTTCCAGTTTCGGTCCAGGCAATCCTTAGCCCCCTCCGCGACCAGCAGGCGATCGGACGCGCACAGCGATTCCAAAGCCTCCGACGCTGCATGAACGGCGTCCGGATCTTCGGACAGATAACGCAGTTCCAGAATTTCCAGCAGTCTGGCAGCGACTTCGGCGCTGGGATGACTGTCGGCCAGTTCCGCGATCTTTGCGATATCCTCCGTGTTCACCGACTGCAATTGCCGGGACGCGGCCAGTCGAACGGCGAAGGCTGCGTCATCCAGGTCGGCGACGAGTGCCCGAATTTTGCCATCGGCGGAAGCAGATTCACCGGCGCCGGCAGTACCGGTGCAGCACAGCAGCAGGGATACCGTCAGGATGGCTCCAGGCCATTTCGCCATGGTCATGACCTTCCGCGGACAGCTTTTGGAGATACGGGAGCGACTGCCCGGTACGCCCGCAAACCTGCAGGAATCCGGCGACATCGCCGCCATTGTCGCGGCGTCGCGAAACCGGTTCAAGACCAGCGCGGGAATACCGCGTTGCGCAGTTTCTGCCGGTTTGCGGGGCATGTCCGCAGCGTCGATCACGCGTTGACAGTCTTTCGCCGTTGTTCGATACTCTGCCACCAAATTCCGCTTGAAAAAAACGGCGATTGCGCGAAATTCCGTTCGGCCACTGTGTTGCTCGGGCGGGACGAGGACCCGGTCGGAGTGCCGGCCATGTAAGGATTTGCGCCGGCAGACGTCACAAGTCTGGCAATTCGCGGTTGTTGACAATCAATTTCACAGCATTCAGGAACACGAAACTCATGGCAGGAAACCTTCACGAATTCACGGATGCGAACTTTGAACAGGAAGTGCTGCAGGCTTCAGAACCGGTCCTTGTCGACTTCTGGGCTCCGTGGTGTGGTCCGTGCCGGATGCTGATGCCGACGGTTGAAGAACTGGCGTCGGAGTACGCCGGGAAAGTGAAGATCGGCAAGGTGAACACTGACGAGAACCAGCAAACCGCGGCAGGTTATGCAATCACCAGCATCCCCACAGTGATGCTGTTCAAGAACGGTGAGATGGTGGACAAGGTGGTCGGCGCTCCACCGAAACAGCATTTTGTGAAGATGCTTGACGGAGCCATGAGTTAGCGAACGCGGCCACCGGCGTCGTCGCATTTGCGAGCCGCCGAACGCCGGCCACGGCTGGCGCGTCTTCGTGAGATCCGGTTCCTGCGACCGAAATTCCAGGACCGGCGGCGTGAGGGTCGCGGGAAAATTTTCGGCCGCGGCATGTCGCAGCGAAATCCGGCGAGAACTGGTTTGGGAAAGGAGTCCCGAACGTGACCGACGAAAACTCAGCACCAGCGCCGGAACGGCAGGCTACAGCGCCCGCTCCGCGCGAAGTCGGTCGGTCGTTGCCAGCGTCGGATGCCGGAACTCGCGGATTGAATCGTGTTGCGGCGATGTCATCGCAGCCGGCGGGAATCGCGGATGGTGATTCCATCCCCGCCGGAGACGTCGACGCTTTGAAGGTGCTGCTGCAGGCCAGTGCGGCGGCGGAGTCACTTCAGCAGCGCTTCGCGGAACTGCGGCAGCGCCAGGCCGAGGTGAATTCCGAACGCGCGCAACTGAGCGCAGATCGTGTCGCGTTCGAAAAGCGGGCTCGGGAATTCGCGGATCAGGTCGCTTCGGAACGCGCGGCGCAGCGCGAAGCCACAGCCGACGTGGAAAACCGCTCCCGCCAAATCCGGCAGTTGCAGGAATCGCTGACCACGCAGCAGGAGGAACTGCAGACCGCTCGCGAAAACCTGAAGGCCGAACGTCAGCGCATGCAGGACGCGCTGACCGAAGAACTGGCTCGCGAAAAGGAATCGCTGCAGCGGCAACGCGAATCGCTCGAAGAACAGCGCCGGCAACTGACGGCTCGCACCGAACTGCTCGAAAAGCAGCACGCGGAAAAAGTGGAACACGTCCACGGCGTGCTGCAGACCGAACGCGATCAGATGCGCGACACAATTCGCGGGGAACTGACATCGGAACTGGATCAGTTGAACCGCGAAAGACTCGAATGGCAGCAGCAGCGCGAAGCTCAGCGGCTGGAAATTCAGGAAGCCACGGAAAACCTGCAGCAGCAGCGGG
This Planctomycetaceae bacterium DNA region includes the following protein-coding sequences:
- the thiC gene encoding phosphomethylpyrimidine synthase ThiC, translated to MSIDHIARAQVFLPVIEAADPGSTGAGTTPGSFSAAPRIAPGRAGAMTFSSRDTPGMPGPSDKTAWDFMPTDWSLKPGFENDYERADAWQPPAGFEPVTQLESARRGIITPEMLRVADRESHLSPEQVRDEVAAGRMVIPANRNHLKFNLDPMGIGRASKTKINANMGASPVSSGTDEEVEKLHWAERWGADTVMDLSTGGDLDACREAIIENSTVPIGTVPIYSMIIGRKIEDLDAEMILATLRHQAQQGVDYFTIHAGVLKEHLEHVRDRLIGIVSRGGSLLAKWMIHHDQQNPMYTLWEDICDVMRVHDVTFSIGDGLRPGGLADATDVAQLAELSALGELTERAWRKGVQVMIEGPGHVPLDQIEFNMKLQRRLCHGAPFYVLGPLVTDMFPGYDHITSCIGATSAAWHGASMLCYVTPKEHLGLPKKDDVKQGCIAYKIAAHSADVALGIPGSRDRDDELTRARAALNWEKHFELSFDPDTARAYHDEDLDVDTDFCAMCGHDWCSVRISKEIQQFASGKSDQYQWDKAKVTDALTPEQKEILEKRGVLSPEDIHRLATKTRKGMHADEARAACHSDVTDAEKARQLQIVELGTGA
- the cysK gene encoding cysteine synthase A codes for the protein MAILADNTYSIGRTPLVRINRLSSGLKANVLAKIEGRNPAYSVKCRIGASMIWDAEERGALKPGMEVVEPTSGNTGIALAFVCAARGYKLTLTMPDTMSVERRMMLKAFGANLILTPGAEGMKGAINKATELAEQDNFFMPQQFNNPANPAIHFRTTGPEIFEDTEGKVDIFVAGVGTGGTITGVSRYLKQEKGLPVKSIAVEPTTSPVLSGGEPGKHPIQGIGAGFIPQNCDTSLIDEVVQVSGEEAIEMAPRIAREEGIICGISCGAAMAAALKVAARPENAGKNIVVILPDSGERYLSTPMFEYAREVS
- a CDS encoding PDZ domain-containing protein, coding for MAKWPGAILTVSLLLCCTGTAGAGESASADGKIRALVADLDDAAFAVRLAASRQLQSVNTEDIAKIAELADSHPSAEVAARLLEILELRYLSEDPDAVHAASEALESLCASDRLLVAEGAKDCLDRNWKTRVNLAAAELESLGSLIQRETARRPAPFGGVRFGGMLPQFQNDELKVFLTEDYTGGSEGLRQFRRMTSLIRPQGMQLGLGVFVIDGHTLAEADIQQLQNELGVGRVVARGRVALGITGRPSPVPAFPGCLLMEVVRNGSAAAAGLHEGDLITGLGDTPLKDFEDLVERLKAFDVGDTVEVTVIRNFTEHMDQWLFRQSRRGDLENMVPEKVSVNLKGWREFINPPVEEPGTPALPDDAEPPGNAEPRNKKVPVE
- the trxA gene encoding thioredoxin yields the protein MAGNLHEFTDANFEQEVLQASEPVLVDFWAPWCGPCRMLMPTVEELASEYAGKVKIGKVNTDENQQTAAGYAITSIPTVMLFKNGEMVDKVVGAPPKQHFVKMLDGAMS